One Rossellomorea aquimaris DNA window includes the following coding sequences:
- a CDS encoding lysophospholipid acyltransferase family protein, translated as MIEPKKSPGFQRILANYLTYQLKKHFYRVWIDDQREERKSPSGNLILANHSSWWDGLMVFYLNHYVVKEDSYAMMSQKGMEDFSFFRKIGAFSVNPDSPKDLVSSLKFAEKCLQQKKTVWIFPQGKEEHLEKRPLSFMSGPGFLSERNPGIKVTMVTFYYTFRHEQRPELFIRICEENGDHSKQSRKDLTDSLRTIMEKRLDYLKGDIIKEDLASFQLLLKGFPTNSEWLSFWKRRKRR; from the coding sequence ATGATTGAACCGAAGAAAAGTCCGGGATTTCAACGCATCTTGGCCAACTACCTTACATATCAGCTGAAAAAACATTTTTATCGTGTATGGATCGATGATCAGAGGGAAGAAAGGAAATCACCTTCCGGAAACTTGATACTCGCGAATCACTCGAGCTGGTGGGACGGGTTGATGGTCTTTTATTTAAATCATTATGTTGTAAAAGAAGATAGCTATGCGATGATGAGTCAGAAAGGGATGGAGGATTTCTCTTTTTTTCGTAAAATCGGAGCATTCTCTGTGAACCCTGATTCCCCAAAAGACTTAGTCTCTTCTTTAAAGTTTGCTGAAAAATGCCTGCAACAGAAAAAAACCGTCTGGATCTTTCCCCAGGGGAAGGAAGAGCATCTTGAAAAGAGGCCTCTTTCATTTATGAGTGGACCTGGCTTCTTAAGTGAACGTAATCCAGGGATAAAGGTTACGATGGTCACGTTTTACTACACATTTCGTCATGAACAAAGGCCTGAATTATTTATCCGGATCTGTGAAGAGAATGGCGATCATAGCAAGCAATCAAGAAAAGATCTTACAGACAGTTTAAGGACGATTATGGAAAAAAGGCTCGATTACCTAAAAGGTGATATCATAAAAGAAGACCTAGCGAGTTTTCAGTTATTACTCAAAGGATTTCCTACGAATAGTGAATGGTTGAGTTTCTGGAAAAGAAGGAAACGGAGGTGA
- a CDS encoding GTP-binding protein yields the protein MKKDVYILSGFLGSGKTTLLKGLLQALKDQNKKPAVLMNELGSVSIDSDEVEKDTALRELLDGCICCTISEKLESQLQELLLNENFDVLVIETTGAAHPVEVVDSILSPLFANQFEFRGIVTVVDGLQWRNRGEFSPAVLHLMREQIRHAEYIVANKMDLLSEMEQGTFSYELQQINPNAKVYLTNYSKVSMTDLFSLKADGRNGSYEKASIGEHLTLQAIVYTFNGSVNGEAFEEWVKNQPDSIYRMKGYVPLQGRKNPTLFQYSYGMPLFMPGDMKYPTNFVIIGEDLHKSEVIRSLQEIDITE from the coding sequence ATGAAGAAAGATGTTTATATACTATCCGGATTCCTTGGCAGTGGAAAAACGACGTTATTAAAAGGTTTACTTCAAGCGTTAAAGGACCAGAATAAAAAACCGGCTGTATTAATGAATGAATTAGGAAGTGTATCCATCGACAGTGATGAAGTTGAAAAAGATACGGCTTTACGGGAGTTGCTTGATGGCTGTATATGCTGCACCATTTCAGAAAAGCTGGAGTCACAGCTTCAGGAGTTACTGCTTAACGAAAACTTCGATGTACTGGTCATTGAAACAACAGGAGCAGCCCATCCCGTTGAGGTTGTCGATTCCATCTTATCCCCACTGTTTGCAAATCAGTTCGAATTTAGGGGGATTGTTACTGTTGTGGATGGACTACAATGGCGAAATAGGGGTGAATTCAGTCCAGCCGTCTTACATTTGATGAGGGAACAAATTCGACATGCGGAGTATATTGTGGCGAATAAAATGGATTTGCTTTCAGAGATGGAGCAGGGAACATTCTCGTATGAGCTTCAGCAAATCAACCCAAATGCTAAAGTGTACTTAACGAACTATTCAAAGGTCTCAATGACAGATCTATTCTCTTTAAAAGCGGATGGCCGAAACGGTTCCTATGAGAAAGCATCGATCGGCGAGCATTTAACCTTACAAGCAATCGTGTATACATTCAATGGATCAGTCAATGGAGAAGCGTTTGAAGAATGGGTGAAAAATCAACCTGACAGCATATATAGAATGAAGGGGTATGTACCTTTACAGGGTCGAAAAAATCCAACCTTGTTTCAATATTCATATGGTATGCCTTTATTTATGCCGGGAGATATGAAATATCCCACCAATTTCGTCATAATTGGAGAAGATTTACATAAATCAGAAGTAATACGTTCATTACAGGAGATAGATATAACCGAATAA
- a CDS encoding CAP domain-containing protein, whose protein sequence is MNKKMMISTATAFTLLAAPFAAGKADAAAPCPTDKVAQQVNAFKYSGNQEDLNKFVQDTLAKYQIDGKDINVQELLKGQAPKAQAAPAPTKEAPKAEAQAPAPKEEAPKAEAPAPKAEAPAPAPAPAANEQQQQPEQQASEETGQLSQFEQKVVELTNQERAKQGLPALKVDTELSKVAREKSRDMQANNYFSHDSPTYGSPFDMMKQFGIQYSSAGENIAMGQATPEEVVQAWMDSDGHRKNILSSNYTHIGVGHVESGNYWTQQFIGK, encoded by the coding sequence ATGAACAAGAAAATGATGATTTCAACTGCAACAGCATTCACTTTATTAGCAGCACCATTCGCGGCAGGTAAAGCTGACGCTGCAGCACCATGTCCGACAGATAAGGTTGCTCAACAAGTGAACGCATTTAAATATAGTGGTAATCAAGAAGATTTAAATAAATTTGTACAAGATACTCTAGCAAAATACCAAATCGATGGTAAGGATATTAATGTACAAGAGCTGTTAAAAGGACAAGCTCCTAAAGCTCAGGCAGCACCAGCGCCTACTAAGGAAGCACCAAAAGCAGAAGCTCAAGCACCAGCTCCTAAAGAAGAAGCACCAAAAGCAGAGGCGCCAGCTCCAAAAGCAGAAGCACCAGCACCAGCACCAGCTCCTGCAGCAAATGAACAGCAACAGCAACCAGAACAACAGGCTAGTGAAGAAACAGGTCAATTAAGCCAATTTGAGCAAAAAGTAGTGGAATTAACAAATCAAGAGCGTGCAAAACAAGGTCTTCCAGCTCTTAAGGTAGATACTGAGCTAAGCAAAGTTGCACGTGAAAAGTCTCGTGATATGCAAGCGAATAACTACTTCTCTCACGATAGCCCGACGTACGGTTCACCATTCGACATGATGAAGCAGTTCGGCATCCAATATAGCTCTGCTGGTGAAAACATCGCTATGGGTCAAGCTACTCCAGAAGAAGTAGTTCAAGCATGGATGGACAGTGATGGTCACCGTAAAAATATCTTAAGCTCAAACTACACTCATATCGGTGTAGGACATGTAGAAAGCGGTAACTACTGGACTCAACAGTTCATTGGTAAATAA
- a CDS encoding MDR family MFS transporter yields MEHLEHRKKVMIMIAIMSAMLFAALNQTIVGTALPRIISEIGGIDYYSWVFTIFMLTSSVTAILVGKLSDMYGRKPFILLGIGVFMIGSFLNGLSSSILQLIIFRGIQGFGAGMIMSTAFTAVGDLFSPRERGKWQGLMSSVFGLASVFGPTLGGWIVDNADWHWVFWVFLPVGFVAFGMIYKMFPSQKPNRGLKVDYLGSIMLTLTIIPLLLAFTWGGNDYEWFSLPIIGLLSATVLFFVLFIITEKKASNPVLPLQLFKNKIFTLSNIIGFILGAGMFGAIMYMPFFIQGVMGTSATKSGLVMMPMTLSMVIASTVGGQIITKTGRYKFLALIGLFVMSAGMILLSFMNTNTTNTTALINIIIVGTGLGLSFPVFTLTVQNAVQHKFLGVATAATQLFRQIGGTIGVAIMGTVMNTSMSSKMTEKMSEVKDSPLLTNPETSGVLKELQDPQNIMNGEKLKELQSTLPKEFQGIYATILEGVRESLSFALTNVFFIGAIILLVGFVLTFFMNEIPLRMSNKDVTEEEKETKLKEASNH; encoded by the coding sequence ATGGAGCACTTAGAACATCGAAAAAAAGTAATGATCATGATAGCCATCATGTCAGCCATGTTATTCGCAGCATTGAATCAAACGATAGTGGGAACCGCTTTACCACGAATCATTTCTGAAATCGGCGGGATTGACTACTATAGCTGGGTATTTACAATCTTTATGTTAACCAGTTCGGTAACAGCAATATTAGTAGGGAAATTATCGGATATGTATGGAAGAAAGCCGTTCATCCTCCTTGGTATTGGTGTCTTTATGATCGGGTCATTCTTGAATGGACTTTCTTCTTCCATCCTTCAATTAATCATCTTCAGGGGGATTCAGGGCTTTGGAGCCGGGATGATCATGTCTACTGCGTTTACGGCAGTAGGAGACCTATTTTCGCCTCGGGAAAGAGGGAAATGGCAAGGTTTGATGAGTAGTGTATTTGGTCTCGCAAGTGTGTTCGGCCCAACATTAGGTGGCTGGATTGTTGATAATGCAGACTGGCACTGGGTATTTTGGGTCTTCCTTCCAGTAGGTTTCGTTGCTTTTGGAATGATTTATAAAATGTTTCCTTCACAGAAACCTAATAGAGGATTGAAAGTAGACTACTTAGGTTCCATTATGCTTACTCTGACGATTATCCCATTACTATTGGCCTTCACGTGGGGTGGCAATGATTATGAATGGTTTTCCCTTCCGATAATAGGATTACTGTCTGCAACGGTGTTATTTTTTGTCTTATTTATCATTACGGAAAAGAAAGCAAGCAATCCCGTTCTTCCACTTCAATTGTTCAAGAATAAAATCTTCACGTTATCCAATATCATTGGATTTATCCTGGGTGCCGGGATGTTTGGAGCCATCATGTATATGCCGTTCTTTATTCAGGGGGTCATGGGGACATCTGCCACTAAGTCGGGCTTGGTGATGATGCCGATGACATTAAGTATGGTGATTGCAAGTACAGTTGGTGGGCAGATCATCACGAAGACAGGGAGATATAAATTTCTAGCCCTGATCGGTTTGTTCGTAATGAGTGCAGGAATGATTCTTTTATCCTTTATGAATACGAACACAACCAATACAACGGCTTTAATCAATATTATTATAGTAGGAACAGGTCTTGGGCTGAGCTTCCCTGTGTTCACTTTAACGGTTCAAAACGCTGTTCAGCATAAGTTCCTTGGTGTGGCTACCGCTGCGACTCAATTATTCAGACAAATCGGCGGTACGATTGGTGTAGCTATCATGGGTACCGTGATGAATACTTCCATGTCTTCAAAGATGACTGAGAAAATGTCTGAAGTGAAAGACTCTCCTCTACTTACGAATCCTGAAACATCAGGAGTGCTGAAGGAGCTTCAGGATCCTCAAAACATTATGAATGGTGAGAAATTAAAAGAATTACAATCAACATTGCCTAAAGAATTCCAAGGGATTTACGCAACCATACTCGAAGGAGTGAGAGAGTCGTTAAGTTTCGCTTTAACGAATGTCTTCTTTATTGGTGCTATCATTCTTCTTGTTGGTTTTGTATTAACCTTCTTTATGAATGAAATCCCTTTACGTATGTCGAATAAAGATGTAACTGAAGAAGAGAAAGAAACAAAGCTTAAAGAAGCATCCAATCATTGA
- a CDS encoding DUF2085 domain-containing protein, which yields MKGILTLSFMPCHRIRERSLVVRGKQFPLCFRCMGILVGILIGIPFVWLYFPLVTFVHLLYVGMLIIPLLADGYTQKWKWRTSTNSLRLLTGILCGIGLSISIILFSRVGVRTVMVLTGS from the coding sequence GTGAAAGGCATCCTTACATTATCTTTTATGCCCTGTCATAGAATACGAGAACGTTCACTCGTCGTCAGGGGGAAACAATTCCCCTTATGTTTCCGCTGTATGGGTATTCTTGTGGGAATCCTAATCGGGATCCCATTCGTTTGGTTGTATTTCCCTTTGGTAACATTCGTTCATTTGCTTTATGTGGGGATGCTCATCATCCCTCTACTGGCAGATGGATACACCCAGAAGTGGAAGTGGAGAACGAGTACCAATTCGTTACGGTTGCTGACCGGAATTCTATGCGGGATCGGACTATCCATAAGTATCATTTTATTCTCCAGGGTGGGAGTCAGAACCGTCATGGTCTTGACGGGATCATAA
- a CDS encoding DNA alkylation repair protein, with amino-acid sequence MTTPYRCPSCKTNRTRFNIIQQVSQSVKLDPASGEVVQSYEEGQLEPFHLAYNGPDLKVQCAACGLVEDEMTFKKFGESTM; translated from the coding sequence ATGACTACACCCTACCGCTGTCCCAGCTGTAAAACGAATCGCACTCGGTTTAATATTATACAACAAGTATCTCAGAGTGTGAAACTCGATCCTGCCTCTGGAGAAGTTGTTCAAAGTTATGAAGAAGGGCAGCTCGAGCCTTTTCATCTAGCATACAATGGACCGGATTTAAAAGTACAATGTGCCGCTTGCGGATTAGTAGAGGATGAGATGACGTTTAAGAAATTTGGAGAAAGTACGATGTAA
- a CDS encoding SDR family oxidoreductase, with the protein MKEKVVLITGGSKGIGRRTVEEFSKQGYTVIINYRQNDQFVKDLVSHLKEKFNNKLIAIKGDISVPEECERMVTEIWNEVESIDILIHNAGPYVKERKSFADYSPEEWNYIVNGNLNSVFYLSRLIIPKMREKNWGRIITFGYDRVETAPGWIYRSAFAAAKAGLASFTKTISIEEARNGITANMICPGDIVGEWKEEEIHKAKEYHDPGTPVGRPGTGEDLSRIISFLCKEESDFITGSIIPVTGGKDVLGKVFRQ; encoded by the coding sequence ATGAAAGAAAAAGTTGTACTTATAACGGGAGGGTCGAAGGGGATCGGCCGGCGAACGGTAGAGGAATTCTCAAAACAAGGCTATACCGTTATCATTAACTACAGGCAAAACGATCAATTTGTTAAGGACCTTGTTTCCCACTTGAAGGAGAAATTTAACAATAAATTAATAGCGATCAAAGGTGATATTTCTGTACCGGAAGAATGTGAACGAATGGTAACGGAGATATGGAATGAAGTGGAAAGTATCGATATCTTAATTCATAATGCAGGTCCTTACGTGAAAGAGCGGAAGTCATTTGCGGATTATTCCCCGGAAGAATGGAATTACATAGTGAATGGAAATTTAAATAGCGTTTTTTATTTATCCAGGCTGATCATTCCAAAAATGCGTGAAAAGAACTGGGGAAGAATCATTACGTTTGGATATGATCGAGTTGAAACTGCACCAGGCTGGATCTATCGTTCCGCGTTTGCGGCAGCAAAAGCGGGACTCGCTTCCTTTACGAAAACGATATCAATAGAAGAAGCTCGTAATGGAATAACCGCCAATATGATCTGCCCTGGAGATATCGTAGGCGAATGGAAAGAAGAGGAGATCCATAAAGCAAAAGAATATCATGATCCGGGCACTCCGGTCGGACGACCAGGGACAGGGGAAGACCTTTCGAGGATCATTTCTTTTCTTTGTAAAGAAGAATCTGATTTCATTACCGGCTCCATCATTCCCGTTACAGGGGGCAAGGATGTGCTGGGAAAGGTATTTCGTCAGTGA
- a CDS encoding carotenoid biosynthesis protein produces the protein MTKQWQEWIWIVFLIWYGVGIILVSLDWLPPSLQWANAVFLYLAGFLAILYAMRKFGGQIGAIIAMCIMLLTIFAESLGVHYGLIFGSYHYEKDFGIQLVGVPITIGFAWVMVIFTSMAHYEFLLDQRKTVMGAFIYSTVTSLLAVTMDLIIDPVAFKGREYWIWDEDGMYYDIPTQNFLGWFFVSFFIQFILYFWIKHEVVSSHWSSRMRRLYFLVIFMFIVTAIVEGLWLAVWVTLAFYGVSHLLRKRLEKEV, from the coding sequence ATGACTAAACAATGGCAGGAATGGATTTGGATTGTGTTTTTAATATGGTACGGAGTAGGGATCATTCTCGTTTCTCTCGATTGGCTTCCACCATCCCTTCAATGGGCGAATGCCGTTTTTTTATATTTGGCCGGTTTTTTGGCTATTCTTTATGCAATGAGGAAATTCGGAGGACAAATTGGGGCCATCATAGCGATGTGTATAATGCTGCTTACGATTTTTGCAGAGTCTTTAGGTGTTCATTATGGTCTGATATTTGGTTCTTACCATTATGAAAAAGACTTTGGCATTCAACTGGTTGGCGTACCCATCACCATAGGTTTTGCCTGGGTCATGGTGATCTTTACGAGTATGGCACACTATGAATTTCTGCTAGATCAAAGAAAGACTGTAATGGGAGCGTTTATTTATAGCACGGTTACGTCCCTTTTAGCGGTGACGATGGACTTGATTATTGATCCGGTAGCATTCAAAGGCAGGGAGTACTGGATATGGGATGAGGATGGGATGTATTATGATATTCCAACTCAAAATTTCTTAGGCTGGTTTTTTGTTTCGTTCTTCATTCAATTTATTCTGTACTTTTGGATAAAACATGAGGTCGTTTCTTCCCATTGGAGCTCGCGGATGAGACGGTTGTATTTCCTCGTGATCTTTATGTTTATCGTGACAGCGATCGTAGAAGGCCTGTGGCTGGCTGTTTGGGTTACGTTGGCATTTTACGGTGTGTCTCACTTACTTAGAAAACGATTGGAGAAGGAAGTATGA
- the crtI gene encoding phytoene desaturase family protein: MKDIVIIGGGLGGLSSGISLQSKGYNVTIIEENLHPGGKMMPVEMDGYSFDFGPNTITMPEVFQSVINDAGGDSSHYFQFDRLIKHTKNVFHDGRTLYQSADPEEMSTELEKLDPFGASHYREYLREVEKLYTLAERGFFYRVFGSWRDYLSPQLSYSFMKVRPFEKMDHFHRRFFQDEDVLKVFNRYATYIGSSPYACPATFSLIGHLEMKEGVYYTNGGNTGIAKGFYQFFKELGGTVHLGKRVIEIVVKGKRAVGVVTGDGEKIPAYDVIVNGDFITATKNLIEEKDRPSHPDWKLDAYEPSISAFVILAGLRTFQESVHHHQVYFTEDYQKEFSEIFIKKELPSDPTIYISHSAATDSRVTKGSNLFILVNAPAAPLSDERADAYKEKIYQKLESKGLPIRESLEVERVYTPNTIKQKFSAYKGSLYGLASHRMTEAFLRPSNVSKDIEHLFYVGGTTHPGGGSPMVTISGRNVANYILKRDKEARF, translated from the coding sequence ATGAAGGATATTGTCATTATTGGAGGAGGATTAGGGGGATTGTCCTCCGGTATTTCTCTCCAAAGCAAAGGCTACAACGTAACGATCATAGAAGAGAACCTTCATCCTGGAGGGAAAATGATGCCTGTTGAAATGGATGGTTATTCCTTTGATTTTGGTCCGAATACCATTACCATGCCTGAAGTGTTTCAATCGGTGATCAATGATGCGGGAGGAGACTCTTCCCATTATTTTCAGTTTGATAGACTTATAAAACATACGAAAAATGTCTTTCACGATGGGAGAACTCTATATCAATCAGCGGACCCGGAGGAAATGAGTACGGAACTTGAAAAACTGGATCCTTTCGGGGCATCTCATTACAGAGAGTACTTAAGGGAAGTGGAAAAGCTGTATACATTAGCCGAGCGGGGTTTTTTCTACCGGGTTTTTGGTTCGTGGCGGGATTATCTCTCCCCTCAGCTATCCTATAGCTTTATGAAGGTCCGTCCCTTTGAAAAGATGGATCATTTTCACCGAAGGTTCTTTCAGGATGAGGATGTGTTGAAGGTGTTTAATCGATATGCAACGTATATTGGATCCTCACCTTATGCGTGCCCTGCGACCTTTTCGTTGATCGGCCACCTCGAGATGAAAGAAGGGGTGTATTATACGAATGGTGGAAACACTGGGATAGCTAAGGGTTTCTATCAATTCTTTAAAGAACTGGGGGGGACTGTCCACCTGGGAAAAAGAGTTATAGAGATCGTGGTAAAGGGCAAAAGAGCAGTGGGTGTTGTAACTGGAGACGGCGAAAAGATACCTGCTTATGACGTGATAGTGAATGGAGATTTCATCACGGCTACGAAAAATCTTATTGAAGAGAAAGATCGACCAAGCCATCCAGATTGGAAACTGGATGCCTATGAACCTTCCATTTCCGCTTTTGTCATTCTGGCAGGGTTACGGACTTTTCAGGAATCCGTTCATCATCACCAAGTGTATTTTACAGAAGATTATCAAAAGGAGTTCTCGGAGATTTTCATAAAAAAAGAGCTGCCAAGTGACCCTACGATTTATATCAGTCATTCAGCTGCCACAGATTCCCGTGTTACAAAGGGAAGTAATTTGTTCATCCTTGTGAATGCTCCAGCCGCTCCGTTATCCGACGAGCGAGCCGATGCTTATAAGGAGAAGATTTATCAGAAATTAGAGTCAAAAGGTTTACCTATACGAGAATCATTAGAAGTAGAGAGAGTATATACCCCGAATACAATCAAACAAAAATTCTCCGCCTATAAAGGCTCTCTATACGGCCTTGCTTCCCACCGGATGACTGAAGCGTTTCTTCGCCCTTCCAACGTCAGTAAGGACATTGAGCATCTCTTCTATGTCGGAGGTACGACTCATCCGGGTGGAGGTTCCCCGATGGTAACAATAAGCGGAAGGAATGTAGCGAACTACATACTGAAGCGAGATAAAGAAGCACGGTTTTAG
- a CDS encoding MarR family transcriptional regulator: MGKEMYELEGLFRSVFRMMKSDIRTIFGEFISNGEFRVLQLISENGALKSSEISKRMEVSASHITSITDTLVEKGYITRMRSNEDRRVVELALTPQGEEMLSQCEEKKTQYFQELFVKFDKEEINHLIELFEKLLASNRK, encoded by the coding sequence GTGGGAAAAGAAATGTACGAATTAGAGGGGTTATTCAGATCCGTTTTTAGAATGATGAAATCAGATATTCGAACCATTTTTGGTGAATTCATTTCCAATGGAGAATTTCGGGTACTTCAGCTGATTAGCGAGAATGGCGCATTGAAATCCTCTGAAATATCCAAACGTATGGAAGTATCGGCAAGTCACATTACTTCCATTACAGATACATTAGTAGAAAAAGGCTATATCACAAGAATGCGTTCTAATGAAGATCGTAGAGTAGTAGAGTTAGCTCTGACACCTCAGGGCGAAGAAATGCTTTCTCAATGTGAAGAAAAAAAGACTCAATATTTTCAGGAATTATTTGTGAAATTTGATAAAGAAGAGATAAATCACCTGATTGAACTTTTTGAAAAACTATTAGCATCAAATCGCAAGTAA
- a CDS encoding MATE family efflux transporter: MRETHTLKDKIKQLSLILIPILVTQLGMFAMNFFDTIMSGKYSPTDLAGVAIGSSLWVPVFTGLSGILLAVTPIVAQLIGGGNKKDVPHTVLQGVYSAIALSLFVMIVGAFVLNPILNGMNIETQVRTVAKDYLIGLSFGMIPLFIYNVLRSFIDALGMTRVTMFITLLSLPVNVVFNYILIFGKLGFPALGGVGAGYASAITYWVITLIAFWVVHAKSPFNQFFVFKTLHKPNLLKWKELFQIGVPIGLSIFFEVSIFSAVTLLMSNYDTVVIAAHQAAINFASFLYMIPLSISMALTIVVGFEVGAKRLRDAKIYSWMGVSFALLLAVIYGVILLVFRSEISHLYSDDAYVLELTAHFLLYAVFFQLSDAIQAPVQGALRGYKDVNITFMMALISYWVIGLPLGYALANYTDLGPYGFWLGLTSGLTAGAITLSARLLFIQKKYRKQYSLKSE, translated from the coding sequence ATGAGAGAAACACACACTCTTAAAGATAAAATCAAACAGTTGTCCCTTATACTCATCCCCATTCTGGTCACCCAGCTTGGAATGTTTGCGATGAATTTCTTTGACACCATCATGTCAGGAAAGTATTCTCCCACCGACCTGGCAGGTGTCGCCATAGGTTCCTCCCTTTGGGTTCCGGTATTTACAGGGTTAAGTGGCATCCTTCTCGCGGTTACCCCAATCGTCGCTCAATTAATAGGAGGAGGAAATAAGAAGGATGTTCCTCACACTGTGCTTCAAGGTGTCTATTCTGCCATTGCTCTATCACTTTTCGTGATGATAGTCGGGGCATTCGTTCTTAATCCAATTCTGAACGGAATGAATATAGAAACACAGGTCCGTACTGTAGCCAAGGATTACCTTATCGGACTTTCGTTTGGAATGATTCCATTGTTCATCTATAATGTGCTGAGATCGTTTATTGATGCTTTAGGAATGACAAGGGTCACCATGTTTATTACATTGCTTTCTCTTCCGGTCAATGTGGTATTTAATTATATACTGATTTTCGGAAAACTCGGTTTCCCTGCATTAGGAGGAGTAGGCGCGGGTTATGCATCAGCCATCACCTATTGGGTCATTACTCTCATTGCCTTTTGGGTCGTGCATGCGAAAAGTCCTTTTAACCAATTCTTTGTCTTTAAAACCCTTCATAAGCCAAATCTTCTCAAGTGGAAAGAGCTCTTTCAAATCGGGGTACCCATCGGTTTATCGATTTTCTTTGAAGTAAGCATTTTCTCTGCCGTTACTTTGTTAATGAGCAACTATGATACCGTTGTTATCGCAGCTCATCAAGCAGCAATCAATTTTGCATCCTTTCTCTATATGATCCCTCTTAGTATATCCATGGCATTAACCATTGTTGTAGGGTTTGAGGTAGGGGCGAAAAGGCTCCGGGATGCAAAGATCTACAGCTGGATGGGGGTAAGTTTCGCATTACTATTGGCAGTCATATATGGTGTGATCTTGCTCGTGTTCCGTTCAGAAATCTCACACCTTTATTCAGATGATGCATATGTATTGGAGTTAACGGCTCATTTCTTATTGTATGCCGTATTCTTTCAGCTATCAGATGCCATTCAGGCACCGGTACAAGGGGCACTCAGAGGATACAAGGATGTTAATATCACCTTTATGATGGCACTCATATCCTATTGGGTCATTGGATTACCTCTGGGTTATGCCCTGGCTAACTACACTGACTTAGGTCCCTACGGATTTTGGCTCGGTCTGACATCCGGATTAACGGCAGGCGCCATAACATTGTCTGCCAGGCTATTATTCATACAAAAAAAGTATCGAAAACAATACAGCCTTAAAAGTGAATAA
- a CDS encoding glycosyltransferase family 2 protein, which yields MNYYILITLIFALVTFINLLFLPKLSSKLSSNELVSVLVPMRNEERNVKGLVANIKKITHSHVEFIILDDGSTDRTQELLSQLTKGDPRFKVVNGKPLPKGWVGKVHACKELSRHAGGKYFLFLDADVRVSPSIIEKVLFHMNHYNAGLVTGFPQFPIPTLLGKMLVPFQHFLVYFHLPIAVANHTTKKAFTAAHGAFMFFKKEAYVECGGHEAVKSSLLEDVHIARKVKEKGWKVTIVNNTYDVTCHMYDTNREVWAGFLKNIYIGLGRNPISVFLLSLFYFVFYILPLPLFLYGLMAGEWSYCVPLVTIWLQTLMIDIASNQSRWHFLIMPLASISFIIIMWASMLRGMKKQGYVWKGRTYS from the coding sequence TTGAATTATTACATCCTCATCACGCTCATATTTGCGCTGGTCACATTCATCAATCTCCTCTTTTTGCCGAAGCTTTCCAGTAAGTTATCTTCGAATGAACTTGTTTCAGTCCTGGTGCCAATGAGAAATGAAGAAAGGAATGTAAAAGGATTAGTTGCAAATATAAAGAAGATTACCCATTCGCATGTAGAATTTATCATATTGGATGATGGATCGACGGATCGTACGCAAGAGCTCCTATCTCAACTGACGAAAGGGGATCCCCGTTTCAAGGTAGTCAATGGGAAGCCCCTTCCAAAAGGCTGGGTAGGAAAGGTCCATGCATGTAAGGAGCTTAGCAGACATGCAGGCGGAAAATATTTTTTATTCCTTGATGCAGATGTCAGGGTGTCCCCGTCGATCATTGAGAAAGTATTGTTCCATATGAACCACTACAATGCAGGGCTTGTCACGGGATTTCCGCAATTCCCCATCCCTACTTTACTCGGTAAGATGCTGGTTCCGTTTCAACACTTCCTGGTATATTTTCATTTACCCATTGCAGTTGCCAATCATACGACTAAAAAAGCATTTACGGCTGCTCACGGGGCCTTTATGTTTTTTAAGAAGGAAGCGTATGTAGAGTGCGGTGGCCATGAAGCGGTGAAATCGTCTTTATTAGAAGATGTGCATATTGCGAGGAAAGTGAAGGAGAAAGGTTGGAAGGTAACAATCGTCAACAATACATATGACGTGACATGTCATATGTATGATACCAATAGGGAAGTATGGGCAGGTTTCTTGAAAAATATTTATATAGGATTAGGGAGAAATCCAATTTCCGTTTTTCTGCTTTCCCTTTTTTACTTCGTATTCTACATATTGCCCCTTCCCTTGTTCCTATATGGGTTAATGGCAGGGGAATGGAGCTATTGTGTTCCGTTGGTTACGATATGGCTACAAACCCTCATGATTGATATTGCATCCAATCAATCCAGGTGGCATTTTCTTATCATGCCGCTTGCTTCTATAAGCTTTATCATCATTATGTGGGCTTCGATGCTGAGAGGAATGAAGAAACAGGGATACGTTTGGAAGGGGAGGACCTATTCATGA